One region of Quercus lobata isolate SW786 chromosome 2, ValleyOak3.0 Primary Assembly, whole genome shotgun sequence genomic DNA includes:
- the LOC115957024 gene encoding blue copper protein-like: MARKLNIVFLVVIAVTALLQSSVAQTTFQVGDALGWTIPSSVSTYSTWAANKNFIVGDILVFNFTTSQHTVAKVSKSDYDACNPNNPISIQTNGPATVTLNETGAQYYICTVSTHCSSGQKLAINVSAATSSAPPPSTSPAATPTPAPALAPAPTPSRGPATYTVGDTLGWTVLSSASVAYQNWASNKTFFVGDILVFNFANGTHNVAEVTKQNYNSCNTTSPLSLNANPPVRVTLTKAGEHFFTCTVSGHCSAGQKLAINVTGSTTATPPSSATPPSSTSAPPPSTAATPPSTTTNPSVPSPTSGVTPPPPPSSATSLRVTGLCATFLSIVLVFLN; encoded by the exons ATGGCAAGAAAGTTAAACATTGTTTTTCTTGTAGTAATAGCAGTAACAGCTTTGCTACAAAGCTCAGTGGCACAAACAACCTTTCAGGTGGGTGATGCATTGGGTTGGACAATCCCTTCTAGTGTTTCCACTTACAGCACTTGGGCTGCCAACAAGAACTTCATCGTCGGCGACATTCTTG TATTTAACTTCACAACTTCGCAACACACCGTAGCTAAAGTCAGCAAGTCTGATTACGATGCTTGTAACCCTAATAATCCCATTTCCATTCAAACCAATGGTCCTGCAACTGTGACTTTGAATGAGACTGGGGCTCAATACTACATCTGCACCGTTAGCACCCATTGTTCCTCTGGTCAGAAGTTGGCAATCAATGTCAGTGCGGCTACTTCTTCAGCTCCACCACCTAGCACTTCACCAGCTGCTACTCCAACACCTGCTCCAGCTCTTGCTCCAGCACCTACTCCATCCAGAGGACCGGCGACCTACACAGTTGGAGACACACTGGGTTGGACTGTTCTTTCTAGTGCTTCTGTTGCTTATCAAAATTGGGCTAGCAACAAGACCTTCTTCGTTGGAGACATTCTAG TCTTCAACTTTGCAAACGGAACACACAACGTTGCCGAGGTAACAAAGCAAAACTACAACTCATGCAACACCACCAGCCCTCTGTCTCTCAATGCCAATCCACCCGTAAGAGTGACTCTCACCAAGGCCGGCGAACATTTCTTCACCTGCACAGTTTCAGGTCACTGCTCCGCCGGACAAAAGCTTGCCATCAATGTCACTGGCAGCACCACCGCCACTCCTCCTTCATCAGCCACGCCACCATCCTCCACCAGCGCTCCTCCTCCGTCCACCGCCGCCACTCCTCCAAGCACAACCACCAATCCTTCAGTGCCAAGTCCGACAAGTGGTGTTACCCCACCTCCACCTCCAAGCTCTGCTACGTCCCTCAGAGTTACTGGCTTATGTGCCACCTTCTTGTCCATTGTCTTAGTCTTCTTGAACTAG